From a single Sinorhizobium sp. RAC02 genomic region:
- a CDS encoding cytochrome P450, with translation MTTTDFPFLSIDPASRRVSLDGRNPDFYRDPNPVYAALHAHCPTFWWEEQKMWYFTGYDHVNGLLRDRRFGRQILHVATREELGMPEPQAHLAHFDAAEAWSLLELEPPEHTRLRTLVNRAFVSRIIDRLTPEITDLCHQAIDRFEKDGKVELLSAFADILPVTMIARMIGIPDEMGPQLLKWSHAYVRMYMFGRTPEDELNADKAAQEFSDYVRSVIAERRAEPRDDLLSHMVHTEHRGQLLTEDELISTTIVLLNAGHEATVHQIGNAVRTILENNADPALLFADEKSTERTVEECLRISAPVHIFDRFALEDVELDGIQFRRGDKVAMILAAANLDPKKFSDPLVFKPARNEGVNLSFGAGIHFCIGAPLARLELNIALPILFQRLPRLKIAKKPVVKDVYHFHGLETLKLEW, from the coding sequence ATGACGACGACAGATTTTCCCTTCCTCTCCATCGATCCCGCGAGCCGCCGCGTCTCCCTCGACGGCCGCAATCCTGATTTCTACCGCGATCCGAACCCGGTCTATGCGGCGCTGCATGCGCACTGTCCCACCTTCTGGTGGGAAGAGCAGAAGATGTGGTATTTCACCGGCTACGACCATGTAAACGGCCTGCTGCGCGACCGCCGCTTTGGCCGGCAGATCCTGCATGTGGCGACGCGCGAAGAACTCGGTATGCCCGAGCCACAGGCGCATCTCGCGCATTTCGATGCGGCGGAAGCCTGGTCGCTGCTGGAGCTTGAACCGCCGGAACACACGCGGCTGCGCACGCTCGTCAACCGCGCCTTCGTCTCGCGCATAATCGACCGGCTGACGCCGGAAATCACCGACCTCTGCCACCAGGCGATCGACCGTTTCGAGAAGGACGGCAAGGTCGAACTGCTATCCGCCTTCGCCGATATCCTGCCGGTGACGATGATTGCCCGCATGATCGGGATTCCGGACGAGATGGGGCCGCAGCTGCTGAAATGGTCGCATGCCTATGTGCGCATGTACATGTTCGGCCGCACGCCGGAGGACGAACTTAACGCCGACAAGGCGGCGCAGGAGTTTTCCGACTATGTGCGCAGCGTGATCGCCGAGCGCCGGGCAGAGCCACGCGACGACCTGCTCTCGCACATGGTGCACACCGAGCACCGCGGCCAGCTTTTGACCGAGGACGAGCTGATCTCCACCACCATCGTGCTGCTCAACGCCGGCCACGAGGCGACGGTGCACCAGATCGGCAATGCCGTGCGCACCATCCTCGAAAACAATGCCGACCCGGCTTTGCTCTTTGCCGACGAAAAGTCGACGGAACGAACGGTGGAGGAATGCCTGCGCATTTCCGCCCCGGTGCACATCTTCGATCGTTTCGCGCTGGAGGACGTCGAGCTCGACGGCATCCAGTTCCGGCGTGGCGACAAGGTGGCGATGATCCTCGCCGCCGCCAATCTCGATCCGAAGAAGTTTTCCGATCCGCTCGTCTTCAAACCGGCTCGCAACGAGGGTGTCAACCTCTCCTTCGGTGCCGGCATCCATTTCTGCATCGGCGCGCCGCTTGCCCGGCTGGAGCTGAACATCGCGCTGCCGATCCTCTTCCAGCGCCTGCCGCGGCTCAAGATCGCGAAAAAGCCCGTGGTCAAGGATGTCTACCATTTCCACGGGCTCGAGACGCTGAAGCTAGAATGGTGA
- a CDS encoding TIR domain-containing protein: MYHLNEKIFIVWGGNQELAKSVARRLSGSSIDTIVGGNSQSIDDNYFLGPRVIEQMNSASRAIILAEPAQDITGRYYFRENLMFEWGYLINRLPKGAITVYIIGADRNSLPSDLQGANTEVCPTLIKGIPKLASWICKDYKSNKIIDENFSAFDLLINWPSWRAFFYNQINNTESPRPNLFKRALLTSYLPAYYSEDIEFYEKILSILNSSREQVDPYLILAHNIAQYMKLSRRRSPPFNRGDFNDLKRHSSPIIKSGF; this comes from the coding sequence ATGTATCACTTAAATGAGAAAATCTTCATTGTCTGGGGCGGAAATCAGGAACTCGCTAAAAGCGTTGCCAGAAGGCTTAGTGGATCATCTATAGATACGATCGTTGGCGGCAATTCCCAGAGCATAGATGATAATTATTTCCTTGGCCCGCGTGTAATAGAACAGATGAATTCTGCCAGCCGCGCAATAATTCTGGCAGAACCGGCTCAGGATATTACCGGGCGATATTATTTTCGCGAAAACCTCATGTTTGAGTGGGGATACCTTATAAACAGATTACCAAAAGGAGCAATTACGGTATATATTATCGGAGCGGACAGGAATTCCCTCCCTTCCGATCTCCAAGGAGCCAACACAGAAGTTTGCCCAACCCTAATAAAAGGCATTCCGAAGCTCGCCTCTTGGATTTGCAAAGACTACAAGTCCAATAAAATTATCGATGAAAACTTCTCAGCTTTTGATTTGCTAATAAATTGGCCATCATGGCGGGCATTTTTTTATAATCAGATAAACAACACGGAATCTCCCAGGCCAAACCTATTCAAGAGAGCTCTTCTTACATCTTACCTTCCTGCATACTACTCTGAAGATATAGAATTTTATGAAAAAATACTTTCAATACTTAACAGTAGCCGAGAGCAAGTTGATCCGTATTTGATATTAGCCCACAATATCGCCCAATACATGAAGCTTAGCAGGCGCAGATCTCCACCGTTTAATCGTGGAGACTTCAATGACTTGAAGCGGCATAGCTCTCCAATCATAAAGAGCGGTTTTTAA
- a CDS encoding cupin domain-containing protein, producing MSKAQPFDIAGIEPEVGKPAADRLISGDPVFTSWNIEEADGGIYSGIWQSSPGKWRIQYDEWEYFHILEGHSIVTSDEGEVFTLKAGDRLILRPGFKGSWEVVETTRKDYVIIS from the coding sequence ATGAGCAAGGCGCAACCCTTCGACATTGCCGGCATCGAACCTGAAGTGGGCAAACCGGCCGCGGACCGGTTGATTTCCGGCGACCCCGTCTTCACCAGCTGGAACATCGAGGAGGCCGATGGCGGCATCTATTCCGGCATCTGGCAGTCGTCGCCCGGCAAATGGCGCATCCAATATGACGAGTGGGAGTATTTCCACATCCTCGAAGGCCACTCGATCGTCACCTCCGACGAAGGCGAGGTCTTCACTCTCAAGGCCGGCGACCGCCTGATCCTGAGACCTGGCTTCAAGGGGAGCTGGGAAGTCGTTGAAACGACTCGCAAGGATTACGTTATTATATCGTAG
- a CDS encoding O-acetylhomoserine aminocarboxypropyltransferase, with protein MTKNKPGFSTLAVHAGAQPDPTTGARATPIYQTTSFVFNDTDHAASLFGLQAFGNIYTRIMNPTQAVLEERVAALEGGTAALAVASGHAAQLLVFHTIMRPGDNFISARQLYGGSINQFGNAFKSFDWQVRWADTSDLSSFESQIDDRTKAIFIESLANPGGTFVDIAGIAEVAHRHGLPLIVDNTMATPYLVRPLEHGADIVVHSLTKFMGGHGNSMGGVIVDGGTFDWTASGKYPALSEPRPEYGGVVLHATFGNFAFAIACRVLGLRDFGPAISPFNAFQILTGIETLPLRMQRHCDNALAVAKWLKAHDKISWVTYAGLDDDPNHAQQQRYSPKGAGAVFTFGLKGGYESGKRFVEGLEMLSHLANIGDTRSLVIHPASTTHRQLTEEQQVAAGAGPDVVRLSIGIEDVADIIADIEQALAKA; from the coding sequence ATGACGAAGAATAAACCCGGATTTTCCACGCTCGCCGTCCACGCCGGCGCACAGCCGGACCCGACGACCGGTGCGCGCGCGACGCCGATCTACCAGACCACCAGCTTCGTTTTCAACGACACGGACCACGCCGCCTCGCTGTTCGGCCTGCAGGCTTTCGGCAATATCTACACGCGCATTATGAACCCCACGCAGGCCGTGCTCGAAGAGCGCGTCGCGGCGCTGGAAGGCGGCACGGCAGCACTCGCCGTCGCCTCCGGCCATGCCGCACAGCTCCTGGTCTTCCACACGATCATGCGTCCAGGCGACAATTTCATTTCGGCCCGCCAGCTCTATGGCGGCTCGATCAACCAGTTCGGCAATGCCTTCAAGAGTTTCGACTGGCAGGTGCGCTGGGCCGATACCAGTGACCTTTCCTCCTTCGAAAGCCAGATCGACGACCGGACCAAGGCGATCTTCATCGAGAGCCTGGCCAATCCCGGCGGCACCTTCGTCGACATCGCCGGCATCGCTGAAGTGGCGCACCGCCACGGCCTGCCGCTCATCGTCGACAACACGATGGCGACGCCCTATCTCGTTCGCCCGCTGGAACACGGCGCCGATATCGTCGTGCATTCGCTGACGAAATTCATGGGCGGCCACGGCAATTCCATGGGCGGTGTCATTGTCGATGGCGGCACGTTCGATTGGACGGCTTCCGGCAAATACCCCGCGCTGTCGGAGCCGCGGCCGGAATATGGCGGCGTGGTGCTGCATGCGACCTTCGGCAACTTCGCTTTTGCCATCGCCTGCCGCGTGCTTGGCCTGCGTGACTTCGGTCCCGCCATCTCGCCGTTCAATGCCTTCCAGATCCTGACCGGTATCGAGACTTTGCCGCTCAGGATGCAACGCCATTGCGACAATGCGCTCGCCGTCGCCAAATGGCTGAAGGCGCATGACAAGATCTCCTGGGTCACCTATGCCGGCCTCGACGACGATCCGAACCACGCCCAGCAGCAGCGCTATTCGCCGAAGGGCGCGGGCGCCGTCTTTACCTTCGGCCTGAAGGGTGGCTACGAATCGGGCAAGCGCTTCGTCGAGGGGCTGGAAATGCTTTCGCACCTGGCAAATATCGGCGACACGCGCTCGCTGGTCATCCACCCGGCCTCCACGACCCATCGCCAGCTCACGGAAGAGCAGCAGGTGGCAGCCGGTGCCGGCCCGGATGTCGTGCGGCTGTCGATCGGCATCGAGGACGTCGCCGACATCATCGCCGATATCGAACAGGCGCTGGCCAAGGCCTGA
- a CDS encoding CoA-binding protein: MNHDSYPDYYIADILRSTKVIALVGASPNPERPSHRVMAFLLRKGYRVIPVNPGQAGKEILGQPVVARLADIVEPIDLVDVFRAADALPSVVAEALALDPLPKAIWGQLSVRHDAAAATAEAAGIKVVMDRCPAIEYPRLVA; this comes from the coding sequence ATGAATCACGATTCCTATCCGGACTATTATATCGCCGACATCCTGCGCTCGACGAAGGTCATCGCGCTTGTCGGTGCGTCACCGAACCCGGAACGGCCCAGCCATCGCGTCATGGCTTTCCTGTTGCGAAAGGGCTACCGCGTCATTCCGGTCAATCCCGGTCAGGCCGGCAAGGAAATCCTTGGCCAGCCCGTCGTCGCGCGCCTTGCTGATATCGTCGAGCCGATCGATCTGGTCGACGTTTTTCGCGCGGCGGATGCGCTGCCGTCGGTTGTCGCGGAGGCGTTGGCGCTGGACCCGCTGCCAAAGGCGATATGGGGGCAGCTCTCCGTGCGTCACGATGCGGCTGCCGCAACAGCGGAGGCGGCGGGCATCAAGGTGGTGATGGATCGCTGCCCGGCCATCGAATATCCGCGCCTCGTCGCGTGA
- a CDS encoding CoA-binding protein, giving the protein MNHDHYADSYIRHILKSVHTIAVLGASPNDGRPSHGVMGFLLGKGYRVIPVNPGHAGKTILGQTVYAHLADIPEPIDMVDVFRAANQLGAVVDEVLALRPLPSVLWGQFTVRDDAAAARAEAAGLQVVMDRCPVTEYPVLMLKAS; this is encoded by the coding sequence ATGAACCACGATCACTATGCCGACAGCTACATCCGCCACATCCTGAAATCGGTTCACACGATCGCCGTACTCGGCGCATCGCCGAACGACGGGCGCCCGAGCCACGGCGTGATGGGCTTCCTGCTCGGCAAGGGCTACCGCGTCATTCCGGTCAATCCGGGCCATGCCGGCAAAACCATCCTCGGGCAGACCGTCTATGCCCATCTCGCCGATATTCCCGAACCGATCGATATGGTCGATGTCTTCCGGGCTGCGAACCAGCTGGGTGCGGTGGTCGACGAGGTTTTGGCCCTTCGCCCGCTGCCCTCCGTGCTCTGGGGCCAGTTCACCGTGCGCGACGATGCGGCTGCCGCCCGCGCGGAGGCTGCCGGCCTGCAGGTCGTGATGGATCGCTGCCCGGTGACGGAGTATCCGGTGCTGATGCTCAAGGCGTCCTGA
- a CDS encoding EamA family transporter gives MPLDVLFLVLFGAALHATWNALVKSGTDKSLDAAMVSLGGGMVGLAFLAFVPLPHPDTWPFILTSAVLQFAYFQLVAAAYRAGDIGLVYPLMRGAAPLLVATTSGFILGEHLTPTAMAGVLVISAGVLTLAFESRHGSRRAIVYALANAAVIATYTFVDGAGARVSGNAVSYTLWMSLLPPILLFSWAILRRGSRPVWNHVRHNWARGLFGGAGSIASYGLALWAMTKAPVATVAALRETAILFALLISVFILKEKASIWRYIAGAVIAVGVLVLKLA, from the coding sequence TTGCCGCTAGACGTTCTCTTTCTCGTGCTGTTCGGCGCGGCCTTGCATGCGACCTGGAATGCCCTCGTCAAATCCGGCACGGACAAGTCGCTCGATGCCGCGATGGTCTCGCTCGGCGGCGGCATGGTGGGCCTCGCCTTCCTTGCCTTCGTGCCGCTGCCCCATCCGGATACCTGGCCGTTCATCCTGACGTCGGCCGTCCTGCAGTTCGCCTATTTCCAGCTCGTCGCGGCCGCCTACCGGGCGGGCGACATCGGCCTCGTCTATCCGCTGATGCGTGGCGCTGCACCGCTATTGGTCGCCACCACGAGCGGTTTCATTCTTGGCGAACATCTCACGCCCACCGCCATGGCTGGCGTCCTGGTCATCTCCGCGGGTGTCTTGACGCTGGCCTTCGAGTCCCGACATGGCAGCCGGCGCGCCATCGTCTATGCGCTGGCGAACGCCGCCGTCATCGCCACCTATACCTTCGTGGACGGCGCGGGCGCGCGCGTCTCCGGCAACGCTGTCTCCTATACGCTGTGGATGTCGCTGCTGCCCCCTATCCTGCTTTTCAGCTGGGCAATCCTTCGGCGCGGCAGCCGCCCGGTCTGGAACCATGTCCGTCACAACTGGGCACGCGGCCTGTTCGGCGGCGCCGGTTCCATCGCTTCCTATGGCCTCGCGCTCTGGGCGATGACCAAAGCGCCCGTCGCGACCGTCGCCGCGCTGCGCGAAACCGCCATCCTCTTCGCCCTCCTTATCTCGGTCTTCATTCTCAAGGAGAAGGCCAGCATCTGGCGCTATATTGCCGGTGCGGTGATTGCGGTGGGCGTGCTGGTGCTGAAGCTGGCGTGA
- a CDS encoding enoyl-CoA hydratase: MADVVSFRKEEPAGLLRVERYEPILRITLNNPPANALSIAVMEALGEALDAVANDEAIRIVVLASTGKVFSAGHDLKEMTARRNDADGGRAFFEKTMRMAADIMLKIAALPQPVVAEIDGLATAAGCQLVASCDLAICTDTSTFCTPGVNIGLFCSTPMVAVTRAARPKQAMEMLLTGETIDASTAKDFGLVNRIVPQQYLRQVVDKYAAVIASKSPQALRIGKAAFRAQAGLPPAEAYDIAVATMVDNMFADDAREGIGAFLGKRMPEWGQT, encoded by the coding sequence ATGGCGGATGTGGTATCGTTCAGGAAAGAGGAGCCCGCAGGGCTGTTGCGGGTCGAGCGCTACGAGCCGATCCTGCGGATCACACTCAACAACCCGCCCGCCAACGCCCTCTCCATCGCCGTCATGGAGGCGCTGGGGGAGGCGCTGGACGCCGTCGCCAATGACGAGGCCATTCGCATCGTCGTGCTGGCCTCGACGGGAAAAGTCTTCTCCGCCGGCCACGACCTCAAGGAAATGACCGCACGCCGTAACGACGCAGATGGCGGCCGCGCCTTCTTCGAGAAGACCATGCGCATGGCGGCGGATATCATGCTGAAAATCGCCGCGCTGCCGCAGCCCGTGGTGGCGGAGATCGACGGCCTTGCGACGGCTGCGGGCTGCCAGCTCGTTGCAAGCTGCGATCTTGCCATCTGCACCGACACCTCGACCTTCTGTACGCCGGGCGTCAATATCGGCCTGTTCTGCTCGACGCCGATGGTTGCCGTCACCCGCGCCGCCCGCCCCAAGCAGGCGATGGAGATGCTGCTCACTGGCGAGACCATAGACGCCTCGACCGCCAAGGATTTCGGTCTCGTCAACCGCATCGTGCCGCAGCAATATCTCCGCCAGGTCGTCGACAAATACGCCGCCGTCATTGCCTCGAAGTCACCGCAGGCGCTGCGCATCGGCAAGGCCGCCTTCCGCGCCCAGGCCGGCCTGCCGCCGGCAGAGGCCTACGACATCGCCGTCGCGACGATGGTGGACAACATGTTCGCCGATGATGCGCGGGAGGGCATTGGCGCCTTTCTTGGCAAGCGCATGCCGGAATGGGGGCAGACATAA
- a CDS encoding PaaI family thioesterase, with protein MKLTPVMDAEALNRFLETDFPQIHTDGKVFDVNTVGPGMVVMRLVPNERHLRPGGTISGPTLFALADVAAYCVVLAHIGPVALAVTTNLNINFLRKPKPGPLSCTCRILKLGKRLAVVEASIFDENGDDLVAHATATYSIPPR; from the coding sequence ATGAAACTGACGCCGGTCATGGATGCGGAAGCGCTAAACCGCTTCCTTGAAACCGATTTTCCGCAAATTCATACCGACGGCAAGGTCTTCGACGTCAACACGGTCGGCCCCGGCATGGTCGTCATGCGGCTCGTTCCAAACGAGCGGCACCTGCGTCCCGGCGGCACGATCTCCGGCCCCACCCTGTTCGCGCTTGCCGACGTGGCGGCCTATTGCGTGGTGCTCGCCCATATCGGCCCGGTGGCGCTTGCCGTCACCACCAACCTCAACATCAACTTCCTGCGCAAACCCAAACCCGGCCCCCTCTCCTGCACCTGCCGGATTCTCAAGCTTGGCAAACGGCTGGCAGTGGTGGAGGCGTCCATTTTCGACGAAAATGGCGACGATCTGGTGGCCCATGCCACCGCGACCTATTCGATTCCGCCGCGATAA
- the rplM gene encoding 50S ribosomal protein L13, which yields MGTFVQKPAEVEKKWILIDAEGLVVGRLATLIANRLRGKHKATFTPHVDDGDNIIVINADKVVFTGKKYSDKTYYWHTGYPGGIKERTARQIIEGRFPERVLEKAVERMVPRGPLGRRQMKNLRVYAGSNHPHEAQQPVTLDVAKLNSKNTRSA from the coding sequence ATGGGAACCTTCGTACAGAAGCCCGCCGAGGTAGAGAAGAAGTGGATCCTCATCGACGCCGAAGGCCTCGTTGTCGGTCGCCTCGCTACCCTCATCGCAAACCGCCTGCGCGGCAAGCATAAGGCCACCTTCACGCCCCACGTCGACGACGGTGACAACATCATCGTTATCAACGCCGACAAGGTCGTCTTCACCGGCAAGAAGTACTCCGACAAGACGTACTACTGGCACACCGGTTACCCGGGCGGCATCAAGGAGCGCACGGCTCGCCAGATCATCGAAGGCCGCTTCCCGGAGCGCGTTCTCGAGAAGGCTGTTGAGCGCATGGTTCCGCGCGGCCCGCTCGGCCGTCGCCAGATGAAGAACCTGCGTGTCTACGCCGGCTCCAACCACCCGCATGAAGCCCAGCAGCCCGTCACCCTCGACGTCGCCAAGCTGAACAGCAAGAACACAAGGAGCGCCTGA
- the rpsI gene encoding 30S ribosomal protein S9, translating into MADLSSLKDLGVAAAAPAASAPVHVKKVDAQGRSYATGKRKDAVARVWVKPGSGKITVNGKSFEAYFARPVLQMILQQPIIAAARDGQFDIDATVAGGGLSGQAGAVRHGISKALTYFEPGLRPVLKKGGFLTRDSRVVERKKYGRAKARRSFQFSKR; encoded by the coding sequence ATGGCCGACCTCTCCTCGCTCAAGGACCTCGGCGTCGCTGCCGCAGCTCCCGCTGCCTCCGCCCCGGTTCACGTCAAGAAGGTTGACGCCCAGGGCCGTTCCTACGCCACCGGCAAGCGCAAGGACGCTGTTGCCCGCGTGTGGGTCAAGCCGGGTTCCGGCAAGATCACCGTCAACGGCAAGTCGTTCGAAGCTTACTTCGCCCGTCCGGTTCTGCAGATGATCCTGCAGCAGCCGATCATCGCGGCTGCCCGTGATGGCCAGTTCGACATCGACGCGACCGTCGCTGGCGGCGGTCTGTCCGGCCAGGCCGGTGCCGTTCGTCACGGCATCTCCAAGGCACTGACCTACTTCGAGCCGGGCCTGCGTCCGGTCCTCAAGAAGGGCGGCTTCCTGACCCGCGACTCGCGCGTCGTCGAGCGCAAGAAGTACGGCCGTGCGAAGGCACGCCGTTCGTTCCAGTTCTCCAAGCGTTAA
- a CDS encoding DMT family transporter, translated as MLIGILAGLTTCALWGLTFIAPRAVDPFSTFDLTVARYGIFGMASVLFMLHPRFRPRGLAARRWLVGLLLGGVGYVGYFVAAAYAVKLAGAAVPPLVIGTMPVLLALIANWRDRSVPWRSLASPLGLIVAGVAVVNMSVIEAAGQEGREAVLLGVLAASIALVVWIIYGLANAAVMSAPDAPDGVHWTGVQGIGAAIGSMMLLPLTSFSTQDIASAEMANFLAWALLMGLAGSWVATFCWVIASGRLPLALAAQLIVAETVFGLAYGFLFEMRWPDAAEWTGALLQLAGVTAAILLFSRPCVACP; from the coding sequence ATGCTGATTGGTATTCTTGCCGGCCTCACAACATGCGCGTTGTGGGGATTGACGTTCATTGCGCCTCGCGCCGTGGATCCCTTTTCCACCTTCGACCTGACGGTCGCACGGTACGGGATTTTCGGCATGGCTTCCGTGCTGTTCATGCTTCACCCGCGCTTCCGGCCTCGCGGTCTCGCGGCGAGGCGCTGGCTGGTCGGCCTGCTTCTGGGCGGTGTGGGATATGTGGGATATTTCGTCGCCGCTGCCTATGCGGTGAAACTGGCGGGGGCGGCTGTTCCACCGCTCGTCATCGGCACCATGCCGGTGCTGTTGGCGCTCATTGCGAACTGGCGGGATCGCTCCGTCCCGTGGCGCTCGCTCGCTTCTCCCCTGGGGTTGATCGTCGCGGGCGTGGCCGTCGTCAATATGTCGGTGATCGAGGCGGCCGGGCAGGAGGGGCGCGAGGCCGTCCTGCTCGGCGTCCTTGCCGCATCAATCGCGCTTGTGGTCTGGATCATCTACGGCCTCGCCAATGCGGCCGTCATGTCCGCCCCGGATGCGCCCGATGGTGTGCACTGGACGGGTGTGCAGGGGATTGGAGCTGCGATCGGCAGCATGATGCTCCTGCCTTTGACGTCGTTCTCGACGCAGGACATCGCAAGTGCCGAGATGGCAAACTTTCTCGCCTGGGCTTTGCTGATGGGCCTTGCGGGATCGTGGGTCGCCACGTTTTGTTGGGTCATCGCTTCAGGCCGATTGCCGCTAGCACTGGCTGCGCAACTCATCGTCGCGGAAACCGTGTTCGGTCTGGCTTATGGCTTTCTGTTCGAAATGCGCTGGCCCGATGCTGCCGAATGGACAGGAGCGCTGCTGCAGCTCGCTGGTGTCACGGCGGCAATTCTTCTCTTCAGCAGGCCGTGCGTTGCTTGCCCGTAG
- a CDS encoding Lrp/AsnC family transcriptional regulator, whose amino-acid sequence MSSSKTPHGLQSGKSQIDGADSRILTALDADSRLSMSELARLIGMSAPAVSERVRKLEASGAIRSFTLDVDVRALGYQIRAMVRIRPLPGKLHVVEKLIQDTPQFIECDKITGDDPFLARLVVHSIEEMDDVLEALSDHAVTSTAVIKGTSVARRLPPL is encoded by the coding sequence ATGTCCAGCTCAAAAACCCCTCACGGCCTTCAATCCGGAAAGTCTCAGATTGATGGGGCCGATTCTCGCATACTGACTGCGCTCGACGCCGATTCGCGGCTGTCCATGAGCGAGCTGGCCCGGCTCATCGGCATGTCGGCGCCCGCCGTGTCGGAACGGGTGCGCAAGCTGGAGGCCAGCGGCGCCATACGGTCCTTCACACTCGACGTGGACGTGCGCGCCCTCGGTTATCAGATCCGGGCCATGGTGCGCATCCGGCCGCTGCCTGGAAAGCTGCACGTGGTGGAGAAACTGATCCAGGACACCCCGCAATTCATAGAATGCGACAAGATCACCGGCGACGACCCGTTTCTCGCTCGCCTCGTCGTGCATTCGATAGAGGAGATGGATGACGTCCTGGAGGCTCTTTCGGACCATGCCGTGACCAGCACGGCCGTTATCAAGGGAACATCCGTCGCCAGGCGCCTGCCACCCCTGTGA